Proteins encoded together in one Equus asinus isolate D_3611 breed Donkey chromosome 12, EquAss-T2T_v2, whole genome shotgun sequence window:
- the PLEKHF2 gene encoding pleckstrin homology domain-containing family F member 2, whose amino-acid sequence MVDRLANSEANTRRINIVEHCFGAAGQPLTIPGRVLIGEGVLTKLCRKKPKARQFFLFNDILVYGNIVIQKKKYNKQHIIPLENVTIDSIKDEGDLRNGWLIKTPTKSFAVYAATATEKSEWMNHINKCVTDLLSKSGKTPSNEHAAVWVPDSEATVCMRCQKAKFTPVNRRHHCRKCGFVVCGPCSEKRFLLPSQSSKPVRICDFCYDLLSTGDMATCQPPRSDTYSQSLKSPLNDVSDDDDDDDSSD is encoded by the coding sequence ATGGTGGATCGCTTGGCAAACAGTGAAGCAAATACCAGACGTATAAATATAGTAGAACACTGTTTTGGAGCAGCTGGTCAACCTTTAACTATACCTGGACGGGTTCTTATTGGAGAAGGAGTATTGACTAAGTTATGCAGAAAAAAGCCCAAAGCAAGgcagtttttcttatttaatgaTATTCTTGTATATGGCAATATCGTcatccagaagaaaaaatataacaaacaaCATATTATTCCCCTGGAAAATGTCACTATTGATTCCATCAAAGATGAGGGAGACTTGAGGAATGGATGGCTTATCAAGACGCCAACTAAATCATTTGCAGTTTATGCTGCCACTGCCACTGAGAAATCAGAATGGATGAATCACATAAATAAATGTGTTACTGATTTACTTTCCAAAAGTGGGAAGACACCCAGTAATGAACATGCTGCTGTCTGGGTTCCTGACTCTGAGGCAACTGTATGTATGCGTTGTCAGAAAGCAAAATTCACACCTGTTAATCGTCGTCACCATTGCCGCAAATGTGGTTTTGTTGTCTGTGGGCCCTGCTCTGAAAAGAGATTTCTTCTTCCCAGCCAGTCCTCTAAGCCTGTGCGGATTTGTGACTTCTGCTATGACCTGCTTTCTACTGGGGACATGGCCACATGCCAGCCTCCTAGATCAGACACTTACAGTCAATCATTGAAGTCTCCTTTAAATGATGtatctgatgatgatgatgacgatgatagCAGTGACTAA